The genome window CACAGGACGGACCGTAGACGTACATAACTTGGACATGGATGGCAGcatctgcatttttttcaggtttagGAGACATTTGAATAAAGTGAATCAttattaaatagaaaatacgGTGGGAAACCGGAGGGaattgtaaaaaacaaaaaaaaatatctgaaaatcttaTTAATAATTTACGAATTTAACCCGACTCAAACAAcgatctcaaaaaattgtctactACTACAAAATCACTAAATaataactagaaaaaaattcctaaagataaaattaataattacagaaaaaatacaGGGACAAAGGGAAAATTTAATCCATTTTCGGCGCAAAACTTGATCCACAAGAGCATCCTTTTTCGGCAATCGGATTATTGACAATTCGAAATGAAGATTTCATTAAATCTTCCACGAAATCCACGGTGGCGCCTTTGAGAAAGCCAAGGGagagctgaaaattacaatttttaaaaacacagaaaaattgaatgctttaaatttttgttacacgaaaatagatttttctaataaacttttttaattgtttttcttattttaacatttttcagaaaattttttttgaatcgaaaaaattgccttttgggcgaaattttctaaaccgttgtttttaattttaaaatttttcggcaaagtttagaaaaaaaccgaaaaaattgacttttgtgagaaattttttttgaatattcgctacgatttttctcatcaattttaacattttttacacgTTTTCACCTCATCCACCACAATTTCAGCTCCATTCTCTGATGATTTCCATAATAAATCGtcgttgttaatttttttgtccaatCGAATTTTATACTCAAATCCCGAGCATCCACCTCCATCCACCTCAAGTCGTAGGCGTTCTCCGTTATCAACGACTTCCTtgaagaattaattttttaaattaaggtttttttctagtcattgaaaaaaattgaattttcgaacaatattcacaaaattttttaactttcttttttgaaaatcggggTTTCTCTGAAAAGCACTACAAATCAAaagtatacaatttttttgtaaaaaaaacaccgGAAATTAAAtgctttgaaaaactttgaaaaataggaaagtgccgatttttttccgaaaaaaaaaactggaaaatcgaaatttctcgtttttccatttacaatatttctaattttcaaaaaaattgggcgcCCAAGGACAGACTAACTTTAAGCCTGCTCGCTGCCTTATTCGTCACTTTAATCTCTTGCTCGGTGAGCATCCGATGAGCCTGTCGGGTTACTGTACAAGCCATTAGTCTGCCGATTTTTTGTGTGAgcatttcgagaaaattctgaaaaaaaaatctgaaaaaagttgaattttacatcaaaaagatagattttcgtgatttttgaaacatggaaaatatttttttaaaaatgccgaaaaatgaaaaaaaattattttaaaaatttagttattAAAGATACATGGAGAAAAGCACCTATTTGAAAGAACGTAAGGCAAAGCAAGATtattaaagcaatttttgggCAATAATTTGGGGAGAGGGTGAGTGTTGAGATTAAcattgttttggaaatttgtctgaaaacggaaaaagaGATAATAATGTACATATAGGGATATCTAAAAATCTAGAACAAAGAATAGAAGAGAAGAAGTTAGAAATGAGTATACatgaactggaaaaaaatagaaaaaatagggATTTTATGGTGGAAAATGCAAActtttcagcgaaaatttcagtttcaagaAAAGATCTTTCAATATTGCTACAAAAGTTCTATTTTCTCGGCTAAACTAATCAATGTTTGCAGAAAAATGCGAACTCTTGCAGTAAAACATTGAGGCcacacgaaaaggggagcagaacgaaaaggggat of Caenorhabditis elegans chromosome II contains these proteins:
- the Y54G11A.9 gene encoding Core domain-containing protein (Partially confirmed by transcript evidence) — encoded protein: MLTQKIGRLMACTVTRQAHRMLTEQEIKVTNKAASRLKEVVDNGERLRLEVDGGGCSGFEYKIRLDKKINNDDLLWKSSENGAEIVVDELSLGFLKGATVDFVEDLMKSSFRIVNNPIAEKGCSCGSSFAPKMD